In the Scyliorhinus canicula chromosome 23, sScyCan1.1, whole genome shotgun sequence genome, one interval contains:
- the LOC119956293 gene encoding ferritin heavy chain, oocyte isoform-like, which yields MASQVRQNYHKDCEDAVNKQINLELYSSYVYLSMSSYFDRDDVALRHFAEFFKEQSHEEREHAEKLMEFQNKRGGRIILEDVKKPEQDEWSNGLQAMQRALQMEKNVNQSLLDLHKLSSGNTDPHLCDFLETHYLDEQVKMIKKLGDHITNLKRLGAPDNGTGEYLFDKLTLD from the exons ATGGCTTCCCAAGTGCGTCAGAACTACCACAAGGACTGTGAGGATGCTGTTAACAAGCAGATCAACCTGGAGCTCTATTCCTCCTATGTTTACCTCTCCATG TCCTCTTACTTTGACCGGGATGATGTTGCCCTGCGTCACTTTGCTGAGTTCTTCAAGGAGCagtcacatgaggaacgggaacaTGCTGAGAAACTGATGGAATTCCAGAATAAACGTGGAGGCCGCATCATCCTGGAGGATGTCAAG AAACCAGAGCAGGATGAGTGGAGCAATGGTCTGCAGGCAATGCAGAGAGCTCTGCAGATGGAGAAGAATGTGAACCAGAGTCTGCTggatctgcacaaactctcctctggGAACACTGACCCTCAT CTTTGTGACTTCCTGGAGACTCACTACTTGGATGAACAAGTGAAGATGATCAAGAAGCTCGGAGATCACATCACCAACCTGAAGAGACTGGGAGCCCCTGACAATGGCACGGGAGAGTACCTGTTTGACAAGCTCACCTTGGACTGA
- the LOC119956292 gene encoding ferritin heavy chain, oocyte isoform-like, with protein MASQVRQNYHKDCEDAVNKQINLELYSSYVYLSMSSYFDRDDVALRHFAEFFKEQSHEEREHAEKLMEFQNKRGGRIILEDVKKPEQDEWSNGLEAMQRALQMEKNVNQSLLDLHKLSSGNTDPHLCDFLETHYLDEQVKMIKKLGDHITNLKRLGAPDNGTGEYLFDKLTLD; from the exons ATGGCTTCCCAAGTGCGTCAGAACTACCACAAGGACTGTGAGGATGCTGTTAACAAGCAGATCAACCTGGAGCTCTATTCCTCCTATGTTTACCTCTCCATG TCCTCTTACTTTGACCGGGATGATGTTGCCCTGCGTCACTTTGCTGAGTTCTTCAAGGAGCagtcacatgaggaacgggaacaCGCTGAGAAACTGATGGAATTCCAGAATAAACGTGGAGGCCGCATCATCCTGGAGGATGTCAAG AAACCAGAGCAGGATGAGTGGAGCAATGGTCTGGAGGCAATGCAGAGAGCTCTGCAGATGGAGAAGAATGTGAACCAGAGTCTGCTggatctgcacaaactctcctctggGAACACCGACCCTCAT CTTTGTGACTTCCTGGAGACTCACTACTTGGATGAACAAGTGAAGATGATCAAGAAGCTCGGAGATCACATCACCAACCTGAAGAGACTGGGAGCCCCTGACAATGGCACGGGAGAGTACCTGTTTGACAAGCTCACCCTGGACTGA
- the LOC119956515 gene encoding ferritin heavy chain, oocyte isoform-like: MASQVRQNYHKDCEDAVNKQINLELYSSYVYLSMSSYFGRDDVALRHFAEFFKEQSHEEREHAEKLMEFQNKRGGRIILEDVKKPEQDEWSNGLEAMQRALQMEKNVNQSLLDLHKLSSGNTDPHLCDFLETHYLDEQVKMIKKLGDHITNLKRLGAPENGTGEYLFDKLTLD, encoded by the exons ATGGCATCGCAAGTGCGTCAGAACTACCACAAGGACTGTGAGGATGCTGTTAACAAGCAGATCAACCTGGAGCTCTATTCCTCCTATGTTTACCTCTCCATG tcctcttattTTGGCCGGGATGATGTTGCCCTGCGTCACTTTGCTGAGTTCTTCAAGGAGCagtcacatgaggaacgggaacaCGCTGAGAAACTGATGGAATTCCAGAATAAACGTGGAGGCCGCATCATCCTGGAGGATGTCAAG AAACCAGAGCAGGATGAGTGGAGCAATGGTCTGGAGGCAATGCAGAGAGCTCTGCAGATGGAGAAGAATGTGAACCAGAGTCTGCTggatctgcacaaactctcctctggGAACACCGACCCTCAT CTCTGTGACTTCCTGGAGACTCACTACTTGGATGAACAAGTGAAGATGATCAAGAAGCTCGGAGATCACATCACCAACCTGAAGAGACTGGGAGCCCCTGAGAATGGCACGGGAGAGTACCTGTTTGACAAGCTCACCCTGGACTGA